Below is a window of Spirochaetaceae bacterium DNA.
GCGGCCGGGTTGCCCGCCAGTCCCATGGCGGTCGCGGCACCGGAGCGGACCCGCGCCGACTGGTCGCCCAGGTAGGGCGACAGTGCCGGCAGCACGGCCGGCTCGCCGAACATGCCGAGCGCCACCAGCAGCATGAAGCGCGTGCCCTCCGACTCCTCGGCGATGGCGCCGGCGATCGGTGCGATGAACTGCCGGTTGCCGGTGAGCGCCATGGCCTGTGCGAGGTACTGGCGTACGCGCGGGTCGTCGTGCTCGGAGGCGTCGAACACGCCCACCATCTCGTCCACGAAGCGCTGCTCCTCCGGCACCCGCTCCGGGTCGGCCAGGATCTTGGACAGCTCGAACGCCGCCTGCCAGCGCTTGGTGGCACCGCCCACCTTTACGTCGGACACGTAGTCGTACACCGAGTGCGGTTCGTTGGTGAGGATGCGCCAGGTGACCACCAGCAGCCCCGCGAAGATCGCGATCAGGAACGGGATGATGAAGAACGAGTGGATGATGACGCTGATGAACGAGCGCTGCTCCGGCTGCCCCGACTCGCCGGCGGGCGTCCCGGGGGCGGTGCCGTTGGCGCCGGGTCGGTGTGGTTCGGGAATGGAGACTTCCGGCACCTGATCCGCAGGGTCCATCGTGCGCTAATCTACGGTATTGGCGGGCGGCCATCAACCGCCAATCGCCGCCACACGTGCTACGATGCGGCAGCGATGGAGCGGTTTCGCCTGGTGCCGGAAGTGTACCTGCTGCTCATGGACGAGCGCGGGATTCTGCTGCTGCGCCGCTACCGGACCGGCTGGGAGGATGGCAACTACGGCGTGGTGGCCGGTCACGTCGACGGCAACGAGCCGGTACGGGCGGCCATGGTGCGCGAGGCGCGCGAGGAGGCGGGCATCGCCATCGACCCCTCGGCACTGGTGTTACGCCATGTGATGCACCGCCGCTCCGACCGCGAGAGTGTCGGCTTCTATTTCTCATGCAAGGCGTGGTCCGGCGAGCCGGTCAACCGCGAGCCGCACAAGTGCGATGACCTGCGCTGGTTCCCGACCGCCGCCCTACCCGCCAACACGGTGCCCTACGTGCGCCAAGCCATCACCAGCGCTCTCGCCGGACAGCCCTACTCGGAGTTCGGCTGGTAGCGGGTCCTCGCCGGTCGGCAGTGTGAGCCGTGCCGACCTACGGGGTTCCGCCGGATGCCAGCCCGAAGTGGTGCAGCAGCTTGCCCACGTCGGATTGGAGGGCTGCTACGTTGGCTTGGAGGGCTGCTACGTCGGATTGGAGGGCTGTTACGTCGGATTGGAGGGCTGTTACGTCGGATTGGAGGGCTGCCATGCCGGCCTTGAGTTCTGCAACGTCGGCCTTGAGGGTCGCGATGTCGCTCGAGAACTCGTCATGCATGTCGCTGATCGCATCCACGACGTTCGCCATGGTGGGCTGCGCCTTGGCTCTCCGAATGGACAGGGCGGCTGTACTCGGCCGGGGCTCCCCGACCGGTTCGGCGCTGCTCATGTGCCCCTCCGGCGCACCGTCACGCGATATCGCATGAGGTATAATGATCATTCCAGAAAGTTTGTGTCAAGCTCCGTTTCGGTCGGTGGAGTTCGGTGGACCGGCAGGATAGCGGCCGGCCAGCTCGGTGAGCACGGCGGTCACGCCGTCGGCGAGCGCGGGCAGGCTGTAGCCGCCTTCGAGCACGAACAGGTGCGGGGTCCGGTTCCGGTCCAGCTCGTCGAGCAGCAGCCGGTACATGGCGACGAAGCCGGCGGTGGTGACGCGCATCATGCCGAGCGGATCGCGACGGTGGGCGTCGAAGCCGGCCGAGAAGATGACCAGTTGCGGGGCGAACGTCCGTATCTCCGGCAGGACGAGGCGTTCGGTCGCGGCCAGGTACTCGTCGTCCCCGCAGCCGGCGGGTAACGGCACGTTCAGGGTGAAGCCGGCCCCCGCCCCGGCGCCGCGTTCGCGCGCCGCCCCGGTTCCTGGATAGAACGGATACTGGTGAATCGAGATGTAGTGCACCGCGGCCGAGGTGTAGAAGATGTGCTGCGTGCCATTGCCGTGGTGGACGTCGGGATCGAAGATCAGCACCCGCTGCAGCGGAGCCGAAACCCGAGCGGTCGCGGCCGCCGCGGGCCGGGAGAGCGGGCCGGCGTGGCGGTTGGGCGTTCCATCGGACGCGGATTGCGGTACGCCGCTGTTGCCGGGCGCCCCGCCGGCCGCGGGCCCGGTGGCGGCGAACCGTGAGCGGCCTGCACCGGCCCCGGCGCCGGCGGCGAGAGCCGCGTCGGGCGCTGACCCGGCCGCGGCGCCGGGGAGAGTCGGCGGCAGGGCGCCGGCGAGCGCGCCCGCGGCGGCGACCGCCACGTTGTTGAACAGGCAGAATCCCATTGCGCGGCCGCGTTCCGCGTGGTGGCCGGGCGGGCGTACCGTGCACACCGCGCTGCGGGCGCGGCCACCGAGCACGGCGGCGGAGGCCTCCAGTGCGGCGCCGGCGGCGAACAGCGCTGCGTCGACGCTTCCGGGCGAGACGGCGGTGTCCGCGTCCAGGCGGCGGCTGGTACCGCGTAGCGCCATGATCATGTCCACGTAGGCGGCGTCGTGGACGCGCAGCAGCGCCTCCCGAGGGGCCGGCCGCGGCTCGCATCGGCGCAACCGGGCGGCCAAGCGGCCGCCCTCTATCGCGGCGGTGACGGCGGCCAGCCGCTGTGGGCGTTCCTGGTGGCCCGGTCCCGGGTCGTGGTCCAGGCAGGCGGGATGCGAGTACCAGTGCACGGCGGGGCGCGGCTGATCCGGCATGGCCGCCATGGTGCACCGCCGACCGGACGATGCGCAATTCCGCTCCGGGTTGTGTCCCGGTCGCTCCCGGGAGACGGACGCCCGCGGCACCGCGCACGGAACCGGCCGGAGCGGCGAGGAAGGCGGCGCGGTGCCGCGGCCACCTCGTCGGGTGGCGCGACGGGGCATCGGCGCGCGGTGCGCGGGGTCAGGACGTGCGCGGCACCACGGTGACGCGGCTCGCGAGGTACCGAACCGGCTTGCGGTCAGCGGGCTTCGAGGGGAAGCCAGCGGCGGGCGCGCGGACCGCGGTAGACCGCGCGCGGGCGCAGCAGCACGTTGGAGTCGCGCTGCTCGATGGCATGCGCCAGCCAGCCCACCACGCGCGCCACCGCGAAGGTCGGCGTGAACCACTCGGGCGCGAGGCCGACGGCGCGCAGCAGGAGGGCGGTGTAGAACTCGACGTTGGTGTGCAGGCGGGCGCCCGGGCGGTGTTCGGCGAGCA
It encodes the following:
- a CDS encoding histone deacetylase, with product MPDQPRPAVHWYSHPACLDHDPGPGHQERPQRLAAVTAAIEGGRLAARLRRCEPRPAPREALLRVHDAAYVDMIMALRGTSRRLDADTAVSPGSVDAALFAAGAALEASAAVLGGRARSAVCTVRPPGHHAERGRAMGFCLFNNVAVAAAGALAGALPPTLPGAAAGSAPDAALAAGAGAGAGRSRFAATGPAAGGAPGNSGVPQSASDGTPNRHAGPLSRPAAAATARVSAPLQRVLIFDPDVHHGNGTQHIFYTSAAVHYISIHQYPFYPGTGAARERGAGAGAGFTLNVPLPAGCGDDEYLAATERLVLPEIRTFAPQLVIFSAGFDAHRRDPLGMMRVTTAGFVAMYRLLLDELDRNRTPHLFVLEGGYSLPALADGVTAVLTELAGRYPAGPPNSTDRNGA
- a CDS encoding NUDIX domain-containing protein gives rise to the protein MERFRLVPEVYLLLMDERGILLLRRYRTGWEDGNYGVVAGHVDGNEPVRAAMVREAREEAGIAIDPSALVLRHVMHRRSDRESVGFYFSCKAWSGEPVNREPHKCDDLRWFPTAALPANTVPYVRQAITSALAGQPYSEFGW
- a CDS encoding HEAT repeat domain-containing protein; translation: MDPADQVPEVSIPEPHRPGANGTAPGTPAGESGQPEQRSFISVIIHSFFIIPFLIAIFAGLLVVTWRILTNEPHSVYDYVSDVKVGGATKRWQAAFELSKILADPERVPEEQRFVDEMVGVFDASEHDDPRVRQYLAQAMALTGNRQFIAPIAGAIAEESEGTRFMLLVALGMFGEPAVLPALSPYLGDQSARVRSGAATAMGLAGNPAAVEPLQRALHDPEPGVSWDAALALARLGDLSGKTVLLRLLDRNHLAQFANVDDRDQNLLMATVIAAVAPFGDPDFQARIAELARDDVSLDVRRIAQQVTH